From the genome of Treponema denticola:
TTTTTTTATCTTTTGCATAAATATAAGCCCCCGTTCCCTCCACATAAAATTCGTCTTTTATCCTATATTTTATTTTGGGCATAATAACTGCATCATTGTGTTCTATTCCCCAAATTATTGTTATAGAATCGGTCAAATTTTCGTGGAGCCATGAGTCCGAAATATTTACAACCAGCTTATTGTTTGAAGCTTTTTCTGCTTTATTCCAATCCATGTCTATAAAACCGTTTTTATTATTTTCTTTTACATTTTTAAAACCTAAAATATAAGAACCTATATTTTGAATATTTAGGTTTATGTTATTGAGCGGAATATCTACGTCAAAACCTAAAACCCACTGAATGCTGTTATTATGAACGGCAGGATTATTACCCTTAAAATCATAGCTCATATAATATGCAGCTTCCGATCTAAAATTAAACATAAAAATTGCAGCTCCGAAATCCATACCAAAAATGTGAATAGGATCGTAATAAACACAATCTCTTATATTCCCGCCGCTCATAGCTTTTTCGACTATTGCAGAAACATCGATAGATGGAGTTTTATAATGCCCAAAATAATATTGGCAAGCCATATCGGTCGGCCCCAAAGAACCTGAAAGCCGTAAGCCGTACTGCCCGTATTTTATCTGATTTATATCGGGAAGAAAAGAGTTCATTCCGATTTTTATAAAAGGATCTAAATCAAAGTTTTGGATTATTGTGCCGGCTTTTTGTAAGGAAGTTTTAAATTCCTCAATAATAAATTTTGCATATTTTTTTGATTCTTTTTCTGCAATTTCATTTATTTTATCTTCGGTTAATGTTCCTGAAATATCGATAGTAATAGGCTTGCCGCTTAAAGATTTTAATATTGCTTTTACTACAAATTTTTGAAGAGAATTAAATTGTGAACTAATTTGATCTATTTCCTCATCAGACAATACAGGAAAATTTACCGTTATATTAGCCGGAGGAGATGTTATGGCAGTTAAAGTATCCTTTATGGTTGTATACATTATATTTTCAATTTTTTGTGATGGAAATAAATCTAGCAATGTACCGTCAAAAAGGGTACTGGCGAGTTTTTGTTTTGCCTCCTCAATTTGAGAAGGTATCCAAGGCCCTTTTAAGGAAACACGGTCGGGGGTCATAAGAGGTGTCCATGCAGCTTCAAGACGCAAGGATATAGGAGCATTGTAAGCTAGATGAATCATCGGCTCTCCTATTCTTCGGTCAATATAAGAAGGAATAGTAAAATCCGTAAAATCGTTAGCATTAAATACATCCAAAACATGGAGCATATCACCCCTTCCCCAAACCAATTTCATCTTTCCTGTTGATAATACAAAATCTCCAAGATAGGCTCTCATTGTACACTCATCAATAAAATCAAGAGGATATTCTAAAATAGTCCTCATATTGAATTTAAAATGAGAGTCAATTTCCGTTTTTGAAGAAGAGTGTTTTAAATTTATGCCGAAATTAGGAACAGCTTCCGCCCGCTTTAAATCAGGGTGAGGATAGAATCTTATTCCAAGAGCGGCAAAGCCTGAAAATTCAAAATTCGACGATAAACTTTGTCCGGTTTCCGAGTTTGCACTTTCATCGTTGAAATTAGAATCATCAAAAAATGAGTCTTGAGCGTGGGCAAAATGTAGAAAAACAAAAATCATACAAATAAATATATATTTTTTCATAATGCCTCCGTTAAAAAATCGCAAAATACCTTATAATCTTCCCGTATTTAAAAAATTCTGCGTGAACATTTTATCATTAATCGGTTTATCTATTTCTATATTTAGGATTTCAAGATGGGTAGAATGTTTGGTTTGAACATTCGTTAAATTTCCTTTTATAGGAATCCAATATCCGTTCTTTTGTTCAAGTTTTTCTACCTTCAATACTTTGAGCAACGCACCTTTTTTGTCATACATTTCGGCCATTACCGGAATACAAGTGACCTTGTCGATGTAGGTAATTTTTTTTGAATAGCGGCTGCTTTTCGGATCTACTGCCGCAGATTCGACTTTCCAGCAATTGTAAGAATCAACTGTTTCTTCACCGAGCAGAGTATGAGTATCATCATCTATTTTTCTTGTTTCAAGATCATCATAATCGGCATCAGTTCCCATAAATGGTTTTGAACCCTCTGCCCCCGCAATACGGCGGACAGTTCTAAGAGCTGGAAGATAAATCCACTTATCGTTAGCCCTCTCTTTATTTACTATTTGCAAAAACCTTGTATCCTTAATCAAAGCAGGCTTTTTAAAAACGATAACGGCAGCTCCTGTTTTATCTCCGGGATCTTTTGCCCATTGTTCTATCATCCGTTCTTCAGTATTTCCTTTAGAATCGACAAGAGTCATCTTTAAGGCAGAGTGAGTAAACTTAGGCCGTTTTACATCGAGTGATTTTTGAACAATACTTTTGCCGTCTTCAGCAAAGGCAAAGCTGATACATAATACCGTTAATGCAAACAGTATGACCGATTTTTTTAACAATGACTTATTCATTTGTTTCTCCTTTCGGCTTTTGCGCAAAAATATTTTTATGCGGTTTAGCCATAAATGATGGTTTAAAAATATTTAATACGACAGGTAATATGGTCAATGCAGCAACGGAGCTTGTGAACATTACTACCGCTACCAAAAAACCTACAAACCTGAGGACTACGAATTTAGAAAAACACATTACCAAAAAACCGCATCCGACCGAAAAAGCGTTTACAGCAATTCCTTTTCCTGAATGGCGGAGAGTTTTTAATGTAACCTGTGTTAAGTCTTCACTTATTATTCTTTCATTATGATAATTATTCATAAAGTGAACCGTGTAATCTATTCCGATTCCTATTGCAATAGCCGCAACCAAACTTGTTACCATATCAAGGTTTATTCCCGTTAAACTCATAATGCCGAAATTAAGTAAGATGGAAATACCGAGAGGAATAGCCCCGATTAGACCCGCAATAAAAGATCGGTAAAAGAGAGATAAAATACAAAACACTATACCAACAGCCAAAACCAAACTTGATACTTGACTTGAAATTATCATAGAAGTCATAGCTGTTTCCAACTCTCCCAAACCGGCAGCTTCTAAAGTATAGCCTTGAGGAAAATGTGTACTTGCAAAATATTCTGCATCCTGAATAACATTTTTAATTTTCCCCGTATCATGAGTCCGCATTATAATCTGCATTCTGCTTTTCTTAGGTTCAAGAGTTTCATCTAAAAGAGAATCAAGAGCCCCTGAATATAAAAGCAAATACTGCGAAATAATATTTTTTAATTCTTCTTTTTGTGAAACAGAATATTTTTCGATATCTTCGGGTATTTCATAATAAGCCGCTCCCCTATAGTTAATCTCACGCTTTAAGGCTTCAATAAATTCGGATACACCGAGTTCTCTTGAATTAGAAGAAGCATAAGCTTTAGCGTAAGCTGAAACGAAGAGCTCTATAGTTTCTTCCCGATTTAAGTTATCTTTTAATACCGAAACCGTACCGGAAGCAATTGTATCGGTTTCAGAGTATGAATCACTTTCAAGAGTATCTTCATCATCGAAAAAACTGTCAACGATATCGGAGCCTTCTTCATTCGCATTATAAGTATGAGGTTCTATAGGATGAGCATTCATAACCTGATTCATGCGTTTTATAAATTCGGTAAAAGAAACAATGCTGCCTATTTCGGGATGATTTGATTTTAAAAAATTTTCAAGATCTTCCATGCTCTTCAAAATTTCAGGATTGCACATATCTCCTTTTTCACGTCCTGTTACAACCAAGCTAAAACCTGTAGTTCCTACATACGTATTATCGATAGAAACTACATCACTGCGTATCTTTGAATTTTTAGGAAAATATTCCAAAAATGCCGACTCAATATTAAGATTAAAAATTCCCCAAATTGAAATTCCTATTATGACTAAAAGACCGATAATGAAAACAGCCTGTCTTTTATTAAAATAGGAATAAAATCTGTCGAGAACAGCTCCTTTTTTATTTACACCCAGAGCTGCAAGGCGCGCATTCTTTTTAACATTTATGAGGCTCATTCTTTTTTGCTGTTTTTGTATTTGTTTGACCGATTTTAGCATTAAAACAGAGGGTATAAATAAAAAAGCTAAGGAAAGAGCGATGACAATACCTACCGCACTAAAGATCGCAAAAGATTTCAAGGGTTTTATAGGACTTGTTATTGTAGAAACAAATCCTGCAATTGTTGTGATGCCTGCAAGTAAAACAGGCGGACGGGCACTTTTAAGTGTCTGCATTATAAGTTCCTGGTGGCGGCTTACACTTGTAATAAGAGGTTCCTTTTCCAATTTTTGGTAATAATAATTTATTATGTGTATCCCGTAAGCAGAACCTACAGCGATAAGCAAGACCGGAAGACAACTTGAAACTATCGTAAGAGGTTCTCCTATGATTGACATAATGCCGGCTGTCCAAATCGTACTTATTAAAACCGTCAATAGGGGGAGAAGAGTTCCTTCTATATTTTTAAAGGAGAAAAAAAGGCAAAGCAAAACGACAACCGTTATTAATGGAATTAGATTTTTTAAATCTGCATACATAAATATTTTTCCATATTCACCTAATACCGGATCTCCTGCAATTTTGTAGTTTAAACTTTTATCCTTACTCAAATTTGTTTCAATTATGTTTAAGGTATCATTGTAAATACGGCTTACTTCCGGCGGAGTTGAGTCTGAGTTTAAGGTTGCAATTATTTGTACGCCTTTAAAATCTGAAGACAGAACGGTACCGATATATGCCTTAGGCCATTCTAAAATTCTTTTCTGTAGATCATCTATTTCACTCTTTGTTCCATTAAAACTTTCGGGGATTAATGCCCCTGTCGAAAGAGTTCCTTGATCATCGGTAATAAAATCAACATTTGTTATCGACTTTACATTTACAATATTGTCAAGATTTTCCAAGTCTTCGGTAATTTGTGCAATTATCCCAATAGTTTCTTTATGAAGGATAGTTTCTTCTTTTGTTTCTATTACAACATCCATTATATATTGATCGCCGAAATCTTCAGTTAATCGGTTAAAGCGTTTGTACGAATCATGTTCTTCAGGAAAAAAATGACGCAATTCATTATCCATAATTATATTCGGAAGCATAAAAGCAAAAAATACAGTTACACCTAAAACAATTGTTAAAATAATAAAGCTCAATTTTGTTTTATTCATAAAGTTCCAATCTCCTTAGATAATTACTTTTTAGTATTTATAACAATTTAAAATTTTTTAAAAATTTTTTTGATCAAAACACATAAATCTTCATCACGATGATTATATCTAAATTCACATTCTTTTAGATGAAGTAAAAAAGAGCCTGATGAAAAGCCGTTAAATTTTGCCAAACGTTTTTTTGCAAAGGTTAAAAAATTTTCAATTCCCGCTGTGTGCTCATTTTTGATTTCACTTTCATTATAAAAAACCCTGTATTGATCGCAATCCTTTAGCAACGAAGTGTTAAAAGGTTCAATTTTGTTTTGATGGGAAACAAGCTTCTCCAAATCGCCCTTTATTATTGAAAGGAGGCTTTCATGGGAATCGTCATGCACCAAACTGACAAATATTTTTTTACCGTTTTTTAAGAGCCCCAATACCGGACGCTCGGCAATAAAATCGTGTATCTTTTTTCTTCGAATTTTAGTTTTTTTAAAATAGGAAATATGACGAGTATTGGCCGAAATTTCTTTTGCCTGCTCAAAAAGGCTGTATTTAAGTATTTTTTCCCGAATTATTCCAAAATATCTGTTTACGGTGTTCCGATTGATTCCGGTAATTTTTGCAGTAGCTGCTGCTGTAATATCTTCACTGAAACATAAAAAAATTCTATTAAGTTTAGTTGTTGTAAGTCTAGTATACATATATAATTATAAAACTACACCCCTTCATATTCTAGTCTAGGTCGTATATTTATAATATATACCGGATTTAGTAAAAAGTCAATAAAATTTTTATAAAAACACAAAAAAACCTCCTGATCCTTAGGGCTCAGGAGGTTTTATTCATGCGGCTCTTATGTTCTGCCGTAAGGCTCTCCTATCAAAAGCTCGCAAATCTGTTTGGTTTTTTCGTCCGCGTCTTCTTTTTTACCGCCTGCTTCCAGCCTGTTTAATTCATCAAGAATTATTTTATGATTTTCAGGGCTTACATTAAATTTAAGACCGAAGAAGATACCGAAAAGAATCATAAAAAGAGGCATTATTATAAAGGAAATCTTTACGCCCTTTAAAGTGCTATTCTTTTGCTGCGGTTTTTGAACCTGTCCTATACCGGAATATTTAAAATCAATCTTATCCAAAAGTTCCTTCAAGTCATAAAGGTCA
Proteins encoded in this window:
- a CDS encoding DUF1302 family protein, translating into MKKYIFICMIFVFLHFAHAQDSFFDDSNFNDESANSETGQSLSSNFEFSGFAALGIRFYPHPDLKRAEAVPNFGINLKHSSSKTEIDSHFKFNMRTILEYPLDFIDECTMRAYLGDFVLSTGKMKLVWGRGDMLHVLDVFNANDFTDFTIPSYIDRRIGEPMIHLAYNAPISLRLEAAWTPLMTPDRVSLKGPWIPSQIEEAKQKLASTLFDGTLLDLFPSQKIENIMYTTIKDTLTAITSPPANITVNFPVLSDEEIDQISSQFNSLQKFVVKAILKSLSGKPITIDISGTLTEDKINEIAEKESKKYAKFIIEEFKTSLQKAGTIIQNFDLDPFIKIGMNSFLPDINQIKYGQYGLRLSGSLGPTDMACQYYFGHYKTPSIDVSAIVEKAMSGGNIRDCVYYDPIHIFGMDFGAAIFMFNFRSEAAYYMSYDFKGNNPAVHNNSIQWVLGFDVDIPLNNINLNIQNIGSYILGFKNVKENNKNGFIDMDWNKAEKASNNKLVVNISDSWLHENLTDSITIIWGIEHNDAVIMPKIKYRIKDEFYVEGTGAYIYAKDKKSEFASWKNNHFVQLSFEYHF
- a CDS encoding outer membrane lipoprotein-sorting protein; this encodes MNKSLLKKSVILFALTVLCISFAFAEDGKSIVQKSLDVKRPKFTHSALKMTLVDSKGNTEERMIEQWAKDPGDKTGAAVIVFKKPALIKDTRFLQIVNKERANDKWIYLPALRTVRRIAGAEGSKPFMGTDADYDDLETRKIDDDTHTLLGEETVDSYNCWKVESAAVDPKSSRYSKKITYIDKVTCIPVMAEMYDKKGALLKVLKVEKLEQKNGYWIPIKGNLTNVQTKHSTHLEILNIEIDKPINDKMFTQNFLNTGRL
- a CDS encoding efflux RND transporter permease subunit; amino-acid sequence: MNKTKLSFIILTIVLGVTVFFAFMLPNIIMDNELRHFFPEEHDSYKRFNRLTEDFGDQYIMDVVIETKEETILHKETIGIIAQITEDLENLDNIVNVKSITNVDFITDDQGTLSTGALIPESFNGTKSEIDDLQKRILEWPKAYIGTVLSSDFKGVQIIATLNSDSTPPEVSRIYNDTLNIIETNLSKDKSLNYKIAGDPVLGEYGKIFMYADLKNLIPLITVVVLLCLFFSFKNIEGTLLPLLTVLISTIWTAGIMSIIGEPLTIVSSCLPVLLIAVGSAYGIHIINYYYQKLEKEPLITSVSRHQELIMQTLKSARPPVLLAGITTIAGFVSTITSPIKPLKSFAIFSAVGIVIALSLAFLFIPSVLMLKSVKQIQKQQKRMSLINVKKNARLAALGVNKKGAVLDRFYSYFNKRQAVFIIGLLVIIGISIWGIFNLNIESAFLEYFPKNSKIRSDVVSIDNTYVGTTGFSLVVTGREKGDMCNPEILKSMEDLENFLKSNHPEIGSIVSFTEFIKRMNQVMNAHPIEPHTYNANEEGSDIVDSFFDDEDTLESDSYSETDTIASGTVSVLKDNLNREETIELFVSAYAKAYASSNSRELGVSEFIEALKREINYRGAAYYEIPEDIEKYSVSQKEELKNIISQYLLLYSGALDSLLDETLEPKKSRMQIIMRTHDTGKIKNVIQDAEYFASTHFPQGYTLEAAGLGELETAMTSMIISSQVSSLVLAVGIVFCILSLFYRSFIAGLIGAIPLGISILLNFGIMSLTGINLDMVTSLVAAIAIGIGIDYTVHFMNNYHNERIISEDLTQVTLKTLRHSGKGIAVNAFSVGCGFLVMCFSKFVVLRFVGFLVAVVMFTSSVAALTILPVVLNIFKPSFMAKPHKNIFAQKPKGETNE